In Thunnus albacares chromosome 10, fThuAlb1.1, whole genome shotgun sequence, a single window of DNA contains:
- the ap1ar gene encoding AP-1 complex-associated regulatory protein isoform X1 — MGNCCAYCVGLFRREANRIQRGGGSKYFRSSTTGEHYTIEFENLVESDEAESPQPCPRPISEDELKNLREHRYAAISDTQILIDQKLQAELEAQEEKLRLEEEARNAAQREAARLARERKLKEQLSAQRTRGKADGSGGETQQRKQTSGESFDVYLQHVKAQSEAFRSNRLPSDTNVVTPNTEYSWDFTTKTRSTNDDGTSLDLEWEDEEGINRALPAWERSRTEEDILRAALRPGGKQTTSGPTSASEDSNALEWENDFVSTHPEDNADTEFEGFVNPVLDTPSEDASDCGLRLDSQDR; from the exons GTCAAAATATTTCCGCAGCAGTACCACAGGGGAGCATTATACAATCGAG TTTGAAAACCTGGTAGAAAGCGATGAG GCTGAGAGTCCGCAGCCCTGCCCGAG GCCCATCAGTGAAGATGAGCTCAAGAACCTCAGAGAACACCGCTACGCTGCTATCTCAGACACTCAGATCCTAATAGACCAGAAGCTACAAGCGGAG TTAGAGGCACAAGAGGAGAAGTTGAGGCTAGAAGAGGAGGCTAGAAATGCCGCCCAGCGTGAGGCCGCCAGGCTGGCACGTGAACGCAAATTGAAGGAG CAGCTGTCTGCCCAGAGGACACGGGGGAAAGCAGATGGCTCCGGCGGTGAAACTCAACAAAGAAA GCAAACCTCTGGGGAAAGTTTCGACGTCTACCTCCAGCATGTAAAAGCCCAGTCTGAGGCTTTCAGGAGCAACA GACTTCCCTCTGACACAAACGTGGTGACTCCCAACACGGAGTACAGCTGGGATTTCACCACAAAGACCCGCTCCACCAATGACGACGGGACCTCGCTGGATCTAGAGTGGGAGGATGAGGAAG GGATCAACCGAGCGCTTCCAGCCTGGGAGAGGTCTCGGACAGAGGAGGACATCCTGCGCGCGGCCCTGAGGCCCGGCGGCAAGCAGACGACCAGCGGCCCGACCTCTGCCTCCGAGGACTCCAACGCACTGGAGTGGGAGAATGATTTTGTGAGTACCCACCCAGAGGACAATGCAGACACTGAATTTGAAGGGTTTGTCAATCCTGTCCTCGACACTCCCTCTGAGGACGCCTCGGACTGTGGCCTCAGGTTGGACAGCCAGGACAGATAG
- the ap1ar gene encoding AP-1 complex-associated regulatory protein isoform X2, whose product MGNCCAYCVGLFRREANRIQRGGGSKYFRSSTTGEHYTIEFENLVESDEAESPQPCPRPISEDELKNLREHRYAAISDTQILIDQKLQAELEAQEEKLRLEEEARNAAQREAARLARERKLKELSAQRTRGKADGSGGETQQRKQTSGESFDVYLQHVKAQSEAFRSNRLPSDTNVVTPNTEYSWDFTTKTRSTNDDGTSLDLEWEDEEGINRALPAWERSRTEEDILRAALRPGGKQTTSGPTSASEDSNALEWENDFVSTHPEDNADTEFEGFVNPVLDTPSEDASDCGLRLDSQDR is encoded by the exons GTCAAAATATTTCCGCAGCAGTACCACAGGGGAGCATTATACAATCGAG TTTGAAAACCTGGTAGAAAGCGATGAG GCTGAGAGTCCGCAGCCCTGCCCGAG GCCCATCAGTGAAGATGAGCTCAAGAACCTCAGAGAACACCGCTACGCTGCTATCTCAGACACTCAGATCCTAATAGACCAGAAGCTACAAGCGGAG TTAGAGGCACAAGAGGAGAAGTTGAGGCTAGAAGAGGAGGCTAGAAATGCCGCCCAGCGTGAGGCCGCCAGGCTGGCACGTGAACGCAAATTGAAGGAG CTGTCTGCCCAGAGGACACGGGGGAAAGCAGATGGCTCCGGCGGTGAAACTCAACAAAGAAA GCAAACCTCTGGGGAAAGTTTCGACGTCTACCTCCAGCATGTAAAAGCCCAGTCTGAGGCTTTCAGGAGCAACA GACTTCCCTCTGACACAAACGTGGTGACTCCCAACACGGAGTACAGCTGGGATTTCACCACAAAGACCCGCTCCACCAATGACGACGGGACCTCGCTGGATCTAGAGTGGGAGGATGAGGAAG GGATCAACCGAGCGCTTCCAGCCTGGGAGAGGTCTCGGACAGAGGAGGACATCCTGCGCGCGGCCCTGAGGCCCGGCGGCAAGCAGACGACCAGCGGCCCGACCTCTGCCTCCGAGGACTCCAACGCACTGGAGTGGGAGAATGATTTTGTGAGTACCCACCCAGAGGACAATGCAGACACTGAATTTGAAGGGTTTGTCAATCCTGTCCTCGACACTCCCTCTGAGGACGCCTCGGACTGTGGCCTCAGGTTGGACAGCCAGGACAGATAG